TCacattttgaattcatattataagttaatataatatacatacatcattgtaaaaacactAGCTTCTTCAAAGAactcagaattaaaaatatataattttgtatttaccatTATCGAATAAAGGTCCATCTTCAGCGAAATTTGGTCTGTCTTCATTATCACTTTCTAAGgtataaaccaaaataatattaatataatgtgtacattattttacatattgggATATTAAGGGATgtacttatatagttaaaaattgtattttatcattaaaatttaaaaataaatcaatgagaTTAAAGTTTATTTACCAGGATTGTCCCTTATAAGTGGAATGGCTAAATCAAACATCAGTTTTgggttcataaataaaaataaataggcttaagttatagatataattaagaataaaaatttgtaataatcaatttatataattaattaccattGTTATTAAGTAGCTGCATTGGCAAATTTTCTTCAATAGCAttatctgtaaaataatacatcacattttgaattcatattgtaagttaatataatatacatacatcattgtaaaaacactAGCTTCTTCAAAGAactcagaattaaaaatatataattttgtatttaccatTATCGAATAAAGGTCCATCTTCAGCAAAATTTGGTCTGTCTTCATTATCACTTTCTAAGgtataaaccaaaataatattaatataatgtgtacattattttacatattgggATATTAAGGGATgtacttatatagttaaaaattgtattttatcattgaaatttaaaaataaatcaatgagaTTAAAGTTTATTTACCAGGATTGTCCCTTATAAGTGGAATGGCTAAATCAAACATCAGTTTTgggttcataaataaaaataaataggcttaagttatagatataattaagaataaaaatttgtaataatcaatttatataattaattaccattGTTATTAAGTAGCTGCATTGGCAAATTTTCTTCAATAGCAttatctgtaaaataatacatcacattttgaattcatattgtaagttaatataatatacattaagtaATATCCAATTTAccatcattttctataaatcttGCCCAATTGGCCTCTCTTTCAAGATACCCATTAACTGTGTAGGaacattgtaataaaaattcCTTTCTCGTTATAATTCCTAACGTCAGTTTTTCAGTACACATTTTAATTCttcttgaatttataatatatttaaatttaactgatCTAGTAATTTGGAGTCCTCTATTGAATTGATTAATAACCACGTGTTGCGACTGACTTAGATTTTGCAAATGTCCTGTAAAGtaattagtatgtatatatatattatattaaaatttttacttaaacttAACAATTTATATCTGTATGAAGTCTTATATTTCACTCAATATTATttagcaatttattatttatctcatTTAAAATCACAAGTTTTCTAAAAGAAGGAGGCATCAAGCTCAAAAATGTGCAtgttttatttcaattgccATTAATAGTAAGTATTTTAACTTCAATGTAGAAATAAATGCATACCTAGTACAGTCCACAAATTCGGGTGGGACACTTGAAATTTATCTTTAAGTTTGTTGTGGAAACTTTCAATGTTGTTATTGGTTCGTCTTGGTTTGCCATACACAGAAAATACTTGTGGTCCTATTTGCACTAGCCAAAAACTGAAATAGTATAATAGAACCATTTaagaatataacatataatccacgtgaatacaaaaataacaagtaAAAGTCTATCAGGCGCAGATTCAGAGGGGGTCTATGGGCACCCATGTCGAGCACCCCCTGTCACATCAtccacaatatttaaaaatatatacaatcattAATTTGCTGTGAACTATGCCACACTTGCATGATGTTGATCCAAATTAGCTGtcataattaaaaaccaatatttagtttttatgcagttcttaaatttttgattgaaattaacaaatttaattttgttattattgaaagttaatttcattttattttatatattttaatttttgttaaaaattgatatttataatgaaaaaaatgtattatatcgtttaaagtaggtatatagtagtatgcataattattattaagcgcGCATAAACTATACTGTATAAgttatatgaaatcaaaaagTCTTGAGAAATACCTTGAGAAATATGTGAAGAATCTAGCCATATTTACATCATTTACAAGAGCATAATCTTTTATGTCCTGAAACCCATCTTCAATTTCATTTGCTGGTAATAGGGCAAGAACCATCATCATTTTCAAACACATTTTACCATGTTCATTATGGCGTAGATATGCTGTCAActgcatttttttaatatttttccataaactcttaaaataatataatagcatatttAAAAGGAAGTACTTtgctaaataaatataggtactcacttGAACATAATGAAAATAACATGATACAAGTTCAGCTTCGGGATATGTTATAGCAAATGCATTACGCAATCCCCTTTCATAGTCTGTCATTATGACAGATGGTTGTACATTTTGGAAAATAACTTTGAATCTATTTAGCACTTTTGTATATGCCTCTTGAGTTTTTGACTCCATCAATACATAACATATTGGAATAGactgtaaaataatgttaaattaaaaaatatatcataatttgagAGACGTTTATGAATTGAAAATTGTAGGTACTACAGTAAAATTACGGTAAAACCTCTAAATAACGGACACTCATAGACCCAGAAATTTTGACCGTTATTGAGAAGTGCCCGCTAATTAGAGGTGTCCGTTGAGGAGGTTTCactgtagtataatatgtacatatacaaggctgggcaagttaatgaaattttttaactcagttaagttaagttaattttttttttttcaattaaactaaatgttaagttaatagacttttttaataaatcaattaagtttaaattaagttaacaaatattggtaacttaacttaacttaaattaataagttaagttaatataaaaaataaaaaaaaattcatcgaaaaagtattaagataactaataagttataatcacttgaatagtaatattataggtacatataataatattaagtaggtatgcaATTTAAAACCCCTGTAGGGCTGTATCATTTTAGAACTCAATTTATATTTCAGTCTGggtgcatttaaatttaaattttatgtttattaattttatattgaatgtataaatgtataatagactAGGTAGACATTTttcattgtacatatatatataaactagtAGAATGGTTGGTTTTCTTTAGAGATTATTAGCATCATACTTAagcttttgttttaataaaacacctataattataaagcTCAAATTAGTACTCAATGTAAATATcgattattgatatattatgataaatgtaggtacctacatatattttcatttttaactaaaaaaataaatattttgaaatctttAAAACAGGTTAATCtctgtttattataaaacatgattttaatgacttttactatgagaaataataagaaggtattatctttaaaatataatttgttcttaCGTGATTTTGTATAATAAGGTGAATTATGAACAATTGTCTACATTTGGGTCTCGATGGGACAACTTTAAACGTCCCGTCAGCATGAAGTTCGGTTCCACCACTTGACACTACTATATTGACAAGTTCAGGACATCCAAACATTAGATGACATTTTCCTTGATCATCAAATATCCATTCTTGGTAGAATTGATGGTTcccacatttatatttttgcctATTCTCATCAAGTGTTTCCCCTAGACCTCGTAATGTGGCAGGTAACACTGGTGTATTTTTGGCTCTTGCTTTCCGCATTGAGGACTCTGCCGTGGGCCATGAATAAACTCTAGCTGCATCTGGGGTTCtggaaatgaaaaaattatttattattacaggtTTTGCCTCAACATAAAAAATGAAGACCGTTTacatattttcaacaatttttggTCAATGACATCTTggaaagaaaaacaattatttttacttgttgattactaattatgtttatattttttaattgatatattttatttgatgagaGCTTAAGAAACAAAATActgtttaaaagtttaattatttttatttactagatGTTTAAACTACTTCAAGTAGACAATAGTAGATtacaatattaagttttttaaatatttgatgatttgttgatgataatattatcataatatataatataatataattataatctaaatattaggtattattttataaccgcACATATCTCATTAAAAACctatattcttttaataaatataacaatgtttttaaaattcatttttacctagtgcaaaatatatgaattatgtatTACAAGTACTGAACTTGCAGGaattaaaccatttaaattatgttttttgacCGTCCTGAAAAACTCTAAACACTGAGATATTCACTGTTGCAACGATATAAGGCATAGAATTCTAACACCACAATAAATGTTGTTACTATAGtatgtttaggtacctatgttcatagattcaatattttataattagtaggtacctagttaccTATGACTTAATGATCAatcaagtattttataaattactctTATTTATTACCTGATCGCTTCTTCATCATAAATATTCCTTAGATTTGTTGTTTCAGACGTTGAACGTTCAAGAAGATGTTGACGAAAGTTATACTTGAGGCGATCGTCTACATCTACATATGCATCGTGAATGTGCCTTTTACACTCAATAACTGTCCCATCATTTGTTCTTTTTAATGAACCTTTGCACACCATATTCGGACTGGAGCATACATAataactatatcataatataaattaatattacatttacacgTAGGTACTacagagaataaaaaaaaaaaatgttattcttgCAATGGTGGCTAACTAAATAAAACAGGTGCTTGGTAAAAATTATCTAGTACCTACCCgccaatttttaattaaatttttttacacaataaacATACGCAAATGTCACTTGTTAGAGGTTTGAAGCTAACATATTTTAAGTTGaggtcttataataatatagccgccactgcaattttataatatgataacttaCCAAACACCATTCTTCTTGCCATTACtcttatatttaaaaccattgtaatccattatgtatttataatggaGTGCGTACTGTAACGTTCGAGAACGAAGTGATAcacattatgaaaatattaaataatatcaagttATTCATgtgtatcaattttaattatttttagataattttgataactattataaatagtgCCACAGCGCTGTACCTACTAGCAACCGAAGGGAAACCCAGGCTGTTTTTAGTAATATACTAGTGCCATTCTAAGAACGCTACCCGGCGGCGACCAAAATTCGTCCGATCTCTTAATAGCCCAAATACCCGTCGAACTGTACTATTATGTACTGCGCGTGTGAGAGTTGCTTCCGGCGCGG
The sequence above is a segment of the Acyrthosiphon pisum isolate AL4f unplaced genomic scaffold, pea_aphid_22Mar2018_4r6ur Scaffold_21070;HRSCAF=22943, whole genome shotgun sequence genome. Coding sequences within it:
- the LOC100569497 gene encoding uncharacterized protein LOC100569497 isoform X1, whose translation is MDYNGFKYKSNGKKNGVCYYVCSSPNMVCKGSLKRTNDGTVIECKRHIHDAYVDVDDRLKYNFRQHLLERSTSETTNLRNIYDEEAIRTPDAARVYSWPTAESSMRKARAKNTPVLPATLRGLGETLDENRQKYKCGNHQFYQEWIFDDQGKCHLMFGCPELVNIVVSSGGTELHADGTFKVVPSRPKCRQLFIIHLIIQNHSIPICYVLMESKTQEAYTKVLNRFKVIFQNVQPSVIMTDYERGLRNAFAITYPEAELVSCYFHYVQSLWKNIKKMQLTAYLRHNEHGKMCLKMMMVLALLPANEIEDGFQDIKDYALVNDVNMARFFTYFSSFWLVQIGPQVFSVYGKPRRTNNNIESFHNKLKDKFQVSHPNLWTVLGHLQNLSQSQHVVINQFNRGLQITRSVKFKYIINSRRIKMCTEKLTLGIITRKEFLLQCSYTVNGYLEREANWARFIENDDNAIEENLPMQLLNNNAIPLIRDNPESDNEDRPNFAEDGPLFDNDNAIEENLPMQLLNNNAIPLIRDNPESDNEDRPNFAEDGPLFDNGKYKIIYF
- the LOC100569497 gene encoding uncharacterized protein LOC100569497 isoform X3; protein product: MDYNGFKYKSNGKKNGVCYYVCSSPNMVCKGSLKRTNDGTVIECKRHIHDAYVDVDDRLKYNFRQHLLERSTSETTNLRNIYDEEAIRTPDAARVYSWPTAESSMRKARAKNTPVLPATLRGLGETLDENRQKYKCGNHQFYQEWIFDDQGKCHLMFGCPELVNIVVSSGGTELHADGTFKVVPSRPKCRQLFIIHLIIQNHSIPICYVLMESKTQEAYTKVLNRFKVIFQNVQPSVIMTDYERGLRNAFAITYPEAELVSCYFHYVQSLWKNIKKMQLTAYLRHNEHGKMCLKMMMVLALLPANEIEDGFQDIKDYALVNDVNMARFFTYFSSFWLVQIGPQVFSVYGKPRRTNNNIESFHNKLKDKFQVSHPNLWTVLGHLQNLSQSQHVVINQFNRGLQITRSVKFKYIINSRRIKMCTEKLTLGIITRKEFLLQCSYTVNGYLEREANWARFIENDDNAIEENLPMQLLNNNAIPLIRDNPESDNEDRPNFAEDGPLFDNDNAIEENLPMQLLNNNESDNEDRPNFAEDGPLFDNGKYKIIYF
- the LOC100569497 gene encoding uncharacterized protein LOC100569497 isoform X2, which gives rise to MDYNGFKYKSNGKKNGVCYYVCSSPNMVCKGSLKRTNDGTVIECKRHIHDAYVDVDDRLKYNFRQHLLERSTSETTNLRNIYDEEAIRTPDAARVYSWPTAESSMRKARAKNTPVLPATLRGLGETLDENRQKYKCGNHQFYQEWIFDDQGKCHLMFGCPELVNIVVSSGGTELHADGTFKVVPSRPKCRQLFIIHLIIQNHSIPICYVLMESKTQEAYTKVLNRFKVIFQNVQPSVIMTDYERGLRNAFAITYPEAELVSCYFHYVQSLWKNIKKMQLTAYLRHNEHGKMCLKMMMVLALLPANEIEDGFQDIKDYALVNDVNMARFFTYFSSFWLVQIGPQVFSVYGKPRRTNNNIESFHNKLKDKFQVSHPNLWTVLGHLQNLSQSQHVVINQFNRGLQITRSVKFKYIINSRRIKMCTEKLTLGIITRKEFLLQCSYTVNGYLEREANWARFIENDDNAIEENLPMQLLNNNESDNEDRPNFAEDGPLFDNDNAIEENLPMQLLNNNAIPLIRDNPESDNEDRPNFAEDGPLFDNGKYKIIYF